The Candidatus Methanoplasma cognatum genome contains a region encoding:
- a CDS encoding DUF5611 family protein produces MVEYDIKKGWFKNIEGDLLENMMKDVFGNASKKGDALVSSYGVLESITVKVIGKDKLEVVTASKEGKMADSDILDSKRKLNVFVEKATGFDAKARMKRAQAKAKSGEL; encoded by the coding sequence ATGGTTGAGTACGATATTAAAAAAGGATGGTTCAAGAATATAGAAGGGGATCTTCTGGAAAATATGATGAAAGATGTCTTCGGCAACGCGTCCAAGAAAGGGGATGCGCTCGTTTCGTCATACGGGGTGCTGGAAAGCATAACTGTGAAGGTGATCGGCAAGGATAAGCTTGAAGTGGTCACCGCCAGCAAGGAAGGGAAGATGGCAGACAGCGACATCCTTGACAGCAAGAGGAAGCTGAATGTGTTCGTGGAGAAAGCAACGGGCTTCGACGCGAAGGCACGCATGAAGAGGGCCCAGGCAAAGGCGAAGAGCGGTGAGCTCTGA
- a CDS encoding archaeosine biosynthesis radical SAM protein RaSEA, whose product MKEKRSPSQLEACWKEKDLISGRVSDAMVMIMRTNGCCWAKTGGCTMCGYRQASLSRVTEDDLNRQVDEALSKYNEEGFVKIYTSGSFLDENEIPLSIRERILKEFSGCERILFESRPEFVKEETIAALPKTITIALGLESSDPDVLATSISKGFTPDDSRNAGMIIKGAGLTVRTYLLLKPPFLTESVAMEDTIRSALFADEFSDEISINPLNVQRGTYAERLWRAGELRPPWVWSLTEVLRKLSGAVNARLMSSPSGGGTMRGVHNCGKCDRNVLEGIEKFSFSQDVKDLDVKCDCIKDWQTYLGLERILGTAADLDRRFDNDLALGSAKDG is encoded by the coding sequence ATGAAAGAAAAAAGATCGCCGTCTCAGCTTGAGGCGTGCTGGAAAGAGAAAGACCTGATATCCGGCAGGGTGTCCGATGCGATGGTAATGATAATGCGCACGAACGGATGCTGCTGGGCAAAGACAGGGGGCTGCACAATGTGCGGATACAGGCAGGCGTCCCTGAGCCGGGTGACGGAGGACGATCTCAACAGACAGGTCGACGAGGCACTGTCAAAATATAATGAAGAGGGATTCGTCAAGATATACACCTCCGGCAGCTTTCTTGACGAGAACGAGATACCTCTCTCCATAAGAGAAAGGATATTGAAAGAATTTTCCGGGTGTGAAAGGATCCTTTTCGAAAGCCGCCCCGAATTTGTAAAAGAGGAGACGATAGCAGCGCTCCCCAAAACGATCACGATCGCGCTGGGTCTTGAGAGTTCCGACCCCGATGTCTTGGCAACTTCGATCAGCAAAGGGTTCACTCCGGATGACAGCAGAAACGCCGGAATGATCATCAAAGGGGCGGGCCTGACCGTCAGAACGTACCTTCTGCTGAAGCCGCCCTTCCTCACGGAATCGGTGGCTATGGAGGATACGATCAGATCGGCTCTGTTCGCGGATGAGTTCTCGGACGAGATATCCATAAATCCTCTGAACGTTCAGCGCGGAACGTATGCGGAGAGACTGTGGAGGGCGGGGGAACTGAGGCCGCCGTGGGTGTGGTCACTGACAGAAGTTCTGAGGAAACTATCCGGCGCCGTGAACGCCAGATTGATGTCCTCTCCCTCCGGAGGGGGGACCATGAGGGGCGTGCACAACTGCGGTAAATGCGACAGGAACGTTCTGGAAGGGATCGAGAAGTTCTCATTCTCGCAGGACGTGAAAGACCTTGACGTCAAATGCGACTGTATAAAGGATTGGCAAACGTATTTGGGATTGGAAAGGATACTTGGTACGGCGGCGGACCTTGACAGAAGGTTCGACAACGACCTTGCTTTGGGAAGTGCGAAAGATGGTTGA
- a CDS encoding FAD-dependent oxidoreductase gives MVREIVIIGSGAAGITAASSARKTDPDAKITVFTEDADIAYSPCVIPWAVEGKIAWENVIMRTPDHYSREKMIDVLTQTKVDSADGSAKTVTAGGKTYGYDSLVIAAGGRTFIPPIGGVDLDGVFGVRTLRDGRNIQSYAEGVKSIVICGAGTIGLEMALAFSHLGKDVTVVEMQDQILPRIADKDMADEVQRYLEDKGIVFALNSPVQSVNGAGKVSGVTAGNKEYPCGMVIFATGVRANTEIPKQLGLDIGQLGGVIVSPSLQPYKRGRIVPDVYVAGDIIQCSSAAMPGPTVSQLGSSAVRQGKVAGKNAAGGKALYGPVASPWVSVIDEMEIAGTGLSLGLASWYGADLVCGKADGLTRARYYPDTKKMTVKVLADAASHRIVGAQIIAGEGATGRINWLTSAIMSGVTAEDLLVRAENAYCPPTSMVKDVVISAVEDLCEKLK, from the coding sequence ATGGTCAGAGAGATTGTCATAATAGGCTCGGGCGCGGCGGGGATCACAGCGGCATCCTCCGCCAGAAAGACCGATCCTGACGCAAAGATAACCGTTTTCACAGAGGATGCGGACATAGCTTACTCTCCCTGCGTCATACCTTGGGCGGTGGAGGGGAAGATCGCGTGGGAAAACGTGATCATGCGTACACCCGATCACTATTCCAGAGAGAAGATGATAGATGTTCTGACACAGACCAAAGTAGACTCCGCGGACGGTTCCGCGAAAACTGTGACCGCCGGAGGTAAGACCTACGGATACGATTCGCTGGTCATAGCCGCCGGAGGGAGAACGTTCATACCTCCGATAGGCGGCGTTGATCTTGACGGGGTGTTCGGCGTAAGGACCCTCAGGGACGGTCGGAACATACAATCATATGCCGAAGGCGTCAAAAGCATCGTGATCTGCGGGGCGGGGACAATAGGACTGGAGATGGCCCTTGCATTCTCGCATCTCGGGAAGGATGTGACCGTCGTCGAAATGCAGGACCAGATCTTACCTCGCATCGCCGATAAGGATATGGCAGACGAGGTCCAGAGATATCTTGAAGATAAAGGGATCGTATTCGCGCTCAATTCACCGGTGCAGTCTGTCAACGGCGCCGGAAAGGTAAGCGGGGTCACCGCAGGGAACAAAGAATATCCCTGCGGCATGGTCATATTCGCTACAGGCGTAAGAGCCAACACAGAGATCCCCAAACAGCTGGGTCTTGACATCGGCCAGCTCGGAGGGGTCATCGTGTCGCCTTCGCTCCAGCCTTATAAGAGGGGGCGCATCGTCCCGGACGTATACGTCGCGGGAGACATAATACAGTGCTCGTCCGCCGCCATGCCCGGTCCGACCGTTAGCCAGCTCGGGTCGTCCGCCGTCAGGCAGGGCAAGGTCGCCGGCAAGAACGCCGCCGGAGGGAAGGCTCTGTACGGGCCGGTAGCAAGCCCGTGGGTGAGCGTGATAGACGAAATGGAAATAGCCGGCACGGGGCTGTCGCTGGGCCTTGCGTCCTGGTACGGAGCGGATCTGGTCTGCGGAAAGGCCGACGGCCTTACCCGCGCCAGGTATTATCCGGACACAAAGAAGATGACTGTGAAAGTGCTTGCCGATGCGGCGTCGCACAGAATAGTGGGCGCACAGATAATCGCAGGCGAAGGGGCCACCGGCAGGATCAACTGGCTTACTTCTGCGATAATGTCGGGAGTGACAGCGGAAGACCTCCTTGTGCGCGCCGAGAATGCTTACTGCCCGCCCACATCGATGGTGAAGGACGTGGTCATCTCGGCTGTGGAAGACCTCTGCGAGAAATTGAAGTGA
- a CDS encoding C15orf41 family protein, whose amino-acid sequence MEYDEYKKLYDSLNRPDDIERLLEKGYDQRLLETLYTQKTSRDVKKRFHFIKQKAPDMLREWKRGRTIMNISDKYRFPPILTAMFIFLEDGASRKQFWEFIKTPELLESQQTADEVRDVVRNDFVYSPDANDRQKERGVWGETLLQDWLDEQNIKYRTEEDLRGEGQKTPDCLLDEPMLYDGKKICWIESKASFGDNVEFRFNSRKQLCPYTNLFGPGLVVYWTGCLNDMECPEGVYISDISVLEKKLEKITE is encoded by the coding sequence ATGGAATACGACGAATACAAGAAGCTCTACGACTCCCTGAACAGGCCGGACGACATAGAGAGACTTCTCGAGAAAGGTTACGATCAAAGGCTGCTTGAAACACTGTACACCCAGAAGACAAGCAGGGACGTTAAAAAGCGCTTCCATTTCATCAAACAGAAGGCCCCCGATATGCTCAGGGAATGGAAGAGGGGGAGGACGATCATGAACATCTCCGACAAATACAGGTTCCCTCCCATACTGACCGCGATGTTCATTTTTCTGGAGGACGGGGCCAGCAGGAAACAGTTCTGGGAATTCATAAAAACGCCGGAACTGCTTGAAAGCCAGCAGACGGCCGACGAGGTCAGGGATGTGGTCAGGAACGATTTCGTATACTCACCGGACGCCAACGACAGGCAGAAGGAGCGGGGGGTATGGGGAGAGACGCTGCTCCAAGACTGGCTGGACGAGCAGAACATCAAATACAGAACGGAAGAGGATCTTCGCGGCGAGGGACAGAAGACCCCCGACTGTCTGCTTGACGAGCCGATGCTCTATGACGGGAAGAAGATATGCTGGATCGAGAGCAAGGCGTCGTTCGGCGATAATGTCGAGTTCCGTTTCAACTCAAGAAAGCAGCTCTGCCCGTACACAAATCTCTTCGGCCCGGGTCTCGTAGTGTATTGGACAGGCTGTCTTAACGATATGGAATGCCCGGAAGGCGTTTACATCTCCGACATATCCGTGCTGGAGAAAAAACTTGAGAAGATCACCGAGTGA
- the mptA gene encoding GTP cyclohydrolase MptA produces the protein MTLKCDVQYRKGDTWSKLTKVGVTGVRKPVVVKREGISSALNGALNCSIDIFVDLPAEQKGSHLSRNVEVLSDIVEESIRAPVTGLENMACGMCRKLLVHHEYARTANVSIEAEYFRESRTPLGRETLEIYKLLAGGTAVRGERIRKTIGAEVIGMTACPCAQQTVSEMTGCGGTAVMSHNQRNVCTALFTTDEGTDVEADEIIDIIQGAFSSPTFELLKRDDEGQVVINAHANPKFVEDVVRSVLESIVEKYEKLPDNVEITVKSESEESIHKHDAFAERTATLGELREEYKRKITR, from the coding sequence ATGACTTTGAAGTGCGATGTGCAGTATCGGAAAGGCGATACGTGGTCCAAGCTCACAAAAGTAGGCGTTACCGGCGTAAGGAAGCCGGTGGTCGTAAAGAGAGAAGGGATCAGCAGCGCCCTGAACGGAGCGCTGAACTGTTCAATAGACATTTTTGTGGATCTTCCGGCAGAGCAGAAAGGATCCCACCTGTCCAGGAACGTGGAGGTCCTCAGCGATATCGTGGAAGAGAGCATAAGGGCGCCGGTGACCGGCCTGGAGAACATGGCATGCGGCATGTGCAGGAAACTGCTCGTCCACCATGAATATGCCAGAACGGCGAATGTCAGTATAGAGGCGGAGTACTTCCGGGAGAGCAGGACCCCCTTGGGAAGGGAAACGCTGGAGATATACAAGCTGCTGGCGGGCGGGACCGCCGTGAGAGGGGAAAGGATACGGAAGACGATCGGCGCCGAGGTGATAGGGATGACGGCGTGTCCGTGCGCCCAGCAGACCGTGTCGGAGATGACGGGCTGCGGCGGGACAGCGGTGATGTCCCACAACCAGAGGAACGTATGCACAGCCCTGTTCACCACGGATGAGGGCACTGATGTGGAGGCGGATGAGATAATCGACATCATACAGGGAGCGTTCTCTTCGCCCACGTTCGAACTTCTTAAAAGAGACGACGAGGGGCAGGTCGTGATCAACGCCCACGCCAACCCGAAGTTCGTGGAGGATGTGGTGAGGAGCGTTCTGGAATCCATCGTCGAAAAGTATGAAAAGCTCCCGGACAACGTGGAGATAACGGTGAAGAGCGAGTCGGAGGAATCCATTCACAAGCATGACGCATTCGCGGAGAGGACCGCGACGCTGGGTGAACTCAGAGAAGAATATAAAAGAAAGATCACTCGGTGA
- the rnhB gene encoding ribonuclease HII: MLCGVDEAGRGSVLGPLVVGAVCSVSDRALIDIGVKDSKKLSPRTRERMYDRIVSVCGVSVVCASAAEIDGRRKEMSLNEIELRMFVEACSALSPSSVYADCPDVNEESFSKEMRRMMKDAVIIARHKADDIFPIVSAASIVAKVTRDRMIADIQNELGTDIGSGYPSDRCTMEFIEKWIKDNGTPPPHTRCSWEPVRQMMTVSKNTKISDW, translated from the coding sequence ATGCTGTGCGGCGTCGACGAGGCGGGAAGAGGCTCCGTGCTCGGCCCTTTGGTGGTCGGAGCCGTCTGTTCGGTATCGGACAGGGCGCTCATCGACATCGGAGTGAAGGACTCGAAGAAGCTCTCTCCCAGAACAAGGGAACGCATGTATGACCGGATAGTCAGCGTCTGCGGGGTCAGCGTCGTCTGCGCGTCCGCGGCGGAGATAGACGGCAGGAGGAAAGAGATGTCGCTGAACGAGATCGAACTGAGGATGTTCGTCGAGGCCTGTTCGGCGCTGTCCCCGTCTTCTGTGTACGCGGACTGTCCGGATGTGAACGAGGAGTCCTTTTCAAAAGAGATGCGCAGAATGATGAAAGATGCGGTGATAATAGCCAGACACAAGGCCGACGATATATTTCCGATAGTCTCCGCCGCATCCATTGTCGCAAAAGTGACCCGGGACAGGATGATCGCCGATATTCAAAATGAACTGGGAACCGATATCGGAAGCGGCTATCCGAGCGACCGTTGTACGATGGAGTTCATAGAAAAATGGATAAAAGATAACGGAACTCCTCCCCCACATACGCGCTGTTCATGGGAGCCGGTGAGACAGATGATGACCGTTTCGAAGAACACCAAGATCAGCGACTGGTGA
- a CDS encoding SCP2 sterol-binding domain-containing protein, with amino-acid sequence MSMEASIQTLIDKFHGKMEKDELAREEIMPLKKTFNIDLGTEHYSMRLENARIEDFVPQMLDEADVTLYTTPESLQGLIDGTLRPMKAYITKKITIKGKIQDLLFLKKFF; translated from the coding sequence ATGAGCATGGAAGCATCGATTCAGACACTTATTGACAAGTTCCACGGGAAGATGGAGAAGGATGAACTGGCAAGAGAAGAGATAATGCCATTGAAGAAAACGTTCAACATCGACCTCGGTACGGAGCATTACTCAATGAGGCTGGAGAATGCCCGGATAGAGGATTTCGTGCCGCAGATGCTTGACGAGGCCGACGTGACCCTCTACACCACACCGGAAAGTCTCCAGGGGCTCATAGACGGCACCCTCAGGCCGATGAAAGCGTACATCACGAAGAAGATAACGATAAAAGGCAAGATACAGGACCTCCTGTTCCTGAAGAAGTTCTTCTGA